The Streptomyces hundungensis genome contains the following window.
CAACCGGGAACGTCCGGCGCCCACAGGCGGGCGCGCTGACGCCCGCCACCGAGCGTAGGCGTCAGCGCGCCGCGAGCCGGTACGCAACCCGACCGACCGGTGCGCAGCCCCCGGCAGCCAGGGGGCGCTGGGTGGACCAGGAGCTGCACGCTGCACCACCACGGCAAGGTCCGGGCATCGCCAGCGCGCACCGCACCGCACACGAACACGCACACGCCACTGGATCGGGCAGTGCCCGCTCATGTATGCGCCGTGCGCAGGCGCCGGCGCGCAGGGGGTGTTGGGTGGTCCAGGAGCTGCGTGCTGTACCACCACTCCAGGGTCCCGGCATCGATCGCGCGCACCGCACCGCACACGCATCCGCCACTGGATCGGGCAGTGCCCGCTCGCGTATGCGCCGTGCTGAAGCCGCTGCCGAGAGCCGGCACACGTGGCCAGCGGCCCACAGCCCCCACCCCAACGCCCCACCCCGGCCGGCCGCCGCCCACCAGGCCGACGCCGGCACAGCCAGCACTCTTCGCGCTGATGGCGCTGAGGGCGCTGATGGCGCTGTTGGCGGGGCCGGGCGGTGCGCATGCTCGTGACCCTCGCCTGCGCCTACGGTGCCCTGGCCGGGCTGCTTGTGCCGCGCGCCGTGTACAAACTGGCCGTACCGGCAGACGAGAGCTGGCGCTCGCGCTGCCCGGCCGGGCATCCAGCTCAGGCCTGGCTCGGACTCCCCCGCTGCAAGCACTGCGCCACCGAGCAAGCGCCCATGCTCCGCGCCCGGCGCTGGTACGGGCCCCCTGCTCCAGCCGTCGCTCTGATCACCATCCTGGGATGCGGTGCTCTGGCCCACAGAACGGGGCCCAGGCCCGAGCTGGCCGTCTGGCTGCTCCTCACACCGATCCTGGTCCTGCTCACCTGGATCGATGTCACCGTCCACCGCCTGCCCGACATCCTGACCCTCCCCCTCACCCCCGCCACCCTGCTCCTCCTCGGCGCCGCCGCTCTGTTCCCGAACACAGGCGGCTCCTGGCCGGCCGCACTCGGCGGTGCCCTCGCACTGGGCGGCGGCTACTTCACGCTCTTCCTGATCAGTCCCAGGAGTCTGGGATTCGGCGACGTCAAACTCGCCGCCGCACTCGGCGCCATACTCGGCTGGTACGGCTGGCGTGCACTGGCCCTCGGCGCCCTCGCCGGCCCGCTGATCGCCGCCGCCTACAGCCTGGGACTTATAGCGCTCCGCAAAGCCCACGCGCACACCGCGATCCCCTACGGACCCTTCCTCATCAGCGGCAGCGTGGTGGCAATCATCACGCGATGACCGTCCCGCCCCGCGGAAAGCACTGACCACACCCCCGGGGAAGGTACGGGAAGTGACGCCCCCACCACCACAACCCCACCCACCACACCACCGCCGCTGTGGAAAGGACTCCACGGAACAACCGAAGCAGCTTCGCCAGACGGGCACCAGCCCGAGCCCCCCTCCCGCCCCGCAGCGCACCACAGTCAGCTCAGGGCAGGGTGCCCGGGACGCGCCGCCAGCTCACGGCAGCGAGATCGCGGCGGATATACGCCAACAGCTCGGCCAGCACCGCCTCGTTCAACACCGGCGGCCGCACCCGCCACCCGATCACGGTCTCCCGGACCGTGTCACACACGCCGCGCACCTGCCCGGACAGCCGGCCGGACAACTCCCCCACACCGGACATCCGGCGGGGTGAGCGACTTTCGGCCAGCACATCCATGAGAGATCCTCTCTACTGCTCCTGTCTCTCTCATTAAGACAGCTGACGCTCGACAGCGCCAGAATGCTATGCAGATATTTTGCGGGCTATCACGCGGCCCCGATAGACGGATATCCTGGTTCTGTAAAGTGCTGAGCCGGTGGCGCTATACGGCAAAGGGGCTCGCCAGACAGCCCTACTACCGCTGGCTCGACAAGCCGGTGCCCGACGCCATGCTGGAGGAGGCGTATCGCGCGAACGCGCTGTTCGACGCGCACCCTGACGACCCAGAGTTCGGCTACCGCTTCCTGGCCGACGAAGCGCGCGGTGCCGGGGCCGTGATGGCGGACGAGTCGGCGTGGTGTCGCGTTCG
Protein-coding sequences here:
- a CDS encoding prepilin peptidase; amino-acid sequence: MLVTLACAYGALAGLLVPRAVYKLAVPADESWRSRCPAGHPAQAWLGLPRCKHCATEQAPMLRARRWYGPPAPAVALITILGCGALAHRTGPRPELAVWLLLTPILVLLTWIDVTVHRLPDILTLPLTPATLLLLGAAALFPNTGGSWPAALGGALALGGGYFTLFLISPRSLGFGDVKLAAALGAILGWYGWRALALGALAGPLIAAAYSLGLIALRKAHAHTAIPYGPFLISGSVVAIITR